The following are encoded in a window of uncultured Ilyobacter sp. genomic DNA:
- the rpsN gene encoding 30S ribosomal protein S14: MAKKSMIARDVKRAELCDKYAAKRAELKKRVNDGDMEAAFELNKLPKNASPVRKRNRCQLDGRPRGYMREFGISRVKFRQLAGAGLIPGIKKSSW; the protein is encoded by the coding sequence ATGGCTAAAAAGTCAATGATCGCTAGAGACGTTAAAAGAGCCGAACTTTGCGATAAATACGCTGCTAAAAGAGCAGAATTGAAAAAAAGAGTAAATGACGGTGATATGGAAGCTGCATTTGAGCTTAATAAATTACCAAAAAATGCGTCACCTGTTAGAAAAAGAAACAGATGTCAATTAGACGGTAGACCAAGAGGGTACATGAGAGAATTTGGAATCTCGAGGGTAAAATTTAGACAATTAGCCGGTGCTGGTTTAATCCCTGGTATTAAAAAGTCATCTTGGTAA
- the rplE gene encoding 50S ribosomal protein L5: MSKYVSRYHKFYNEEIVATLMKELGLKNVMECPKLEKIVVNMGVGEATQNSKLIDAALSDLTIISGQKPIIRKARKSEAGFKLREDMPIGVKVTLRKERMYDFLDRLVNVVLPRVRDFEGVSANAFDGRGNYSIGLRDQLVFPEIDYDKVDKLLGMSITIVSSSKSDEEGRALLKAFGMPFKK, from the coding sequence GTGTCTAAATACGTTTCTAGATATCATAAGTTTTACAATGAAGAAATAGTTGCTACTCTTATGAAAGAGTTAGGACTTAAAAATGTAATGGAATGCCCTAAGCTAGAAAAAATCGTAGTTAACATGGGTGTAGGAGAAGCTACTCAGAACTCAAAGCTTATCGACGCAGCCCTAAGTGATCTTACAATTATTTCTGGACAGAAGCCAATAATTAGAAAAGCTAGAAAGTCTGAAGCAGGATTTAAACTTAGAGAAGATATGCCTATCGGTGTAAAAGTTACTCTAAGAAAAGAAAGAATGTACGACTTTCTAGATAGATTAGTAAACGTAGTGCTTCCAAGGGTTAGAGATTTCGAAGGAGTTTCTGCAAATGCTTTTGATGGAAGAGGAAACTATTCTATAGGTCTTAGAGACCAATTAGTTTTCCCTGAAATCGATTATGATAAAGTTGATAAACTACTTGGAATGTCTATCACTATCGTTTCTTCTTCCAAATCGGATGAAGAAGGAAGAGCATTACTTAAGGCTTTCGGAATGCCTTTTAAAAAGTAA
- the rplX gene encoding 50S ribosomal protein L24 encodes MHVKTGDTVYVISGKDKGKTGKVLQVFTKKGKVVVEGINVVTKHMKPTPMNPQGGVVTKPAPIFSSKVMLFDEKAGKPTKTGFKFVDGKKVRYSKVSGEVL; translated from the coding sequence ATGCACGTTAAGACTGGAGACACAGTTTATGTGATTTCAGGAAAAGATAAAGGTAAGACTGGAAAAGTACTACAAGTATTCACTAAAAAAGGTAAAGTTGTAGTAGAGGGAATTAATGTAGTAACTAAGCATATGAAGCCAACTCCAATGAACCCACAAGGTGGAGTTGTAACTAAACCAGCTCCTATTTTCTCTTCAAAAGTTATGCTGTTTGATGAGAAAGCTGGAAAACCTACAAAAACTGGATTTAAATTTGTGGATGGGAAAAAAGTAAGATACTCAAAAGTATCAGGAGAAGTTTTATAA
- the rplN gene encoding 50S ribosomal protein L14 encodes MVQQQTILNVADNSGAKKIMVIRVLGGSRRRFGKIGDIVVASVKEASPGGNVKKGDVVKAVIVRTRKELRREDGSYIKFDDNAAVVLNNNLEARATRIFGPVARELRAKNFMKIVSLAPEVI; translated from the coding sequence ATGGTACAACAACAAACTATCCTTAATGTTGCTGATAATTCTGGTGCTAAAAAAATAATGGTAATCAGAGTACTAGGTGGTTCTAGAAGAAGATTTGGTAAAATCGGTGACATTGTTGTGGCATCAGTAAAAGAGGCATCACCTGGCGGAAACGTTAAAAAAGGAGATGTAGTAAAAGCTGTTATAGTTAGAACAAGAAAAGAATTAAGAAGAGAAGATGGTTCTTACATCAAATTTGATGATAATGCTGCAGTTGTTTTAAACAACAACTTAGAAGCAAGAGCTACAAGAATCTTTGGCCCAGTTGCAAGAGAGCTAAGAGCTAAAAACTTTATGAAAATAGTTTCCCTTGCACCAGAAGTAATATAA
- the rpsQ gene encoding 30S ribosomal protein S17, translating to MRNDRKVREGIVVSDKMDKTIVVLEESMKLHPIYKKRMKSSNKFKAHDENNVAKTGDKVKIMETRPLSKDKRWRLVEIIEKAK from the coding sequence TTGAGAAACGATAGAAAAGTTAGAGAAGGTATTGTTGTTTCTGACAAGATGGATAAAACCATCGTTGTTTTAGAAGAATCAATGAAACTACACCCGATCTACAAGAAAAGAATGAAATCATCAAACAAGTTCAAAGCTCACGATGAAAATAATGTAGCTAAAACTGGTGATAAAGTGAAAATTATGGAAACTAGGCCATTATCTAAAGATAAGAGATGGAGACTAGTTGAGATTATAGAAAAAGCTAAATAA
- the rpmC gene encoding 50S ribosomal protein L29, protein MRAKEIKEISTEDLVVKCKELKEELFNLKFQLSLGQLTNTAKIRQVRRDIARIKTDLNER, encoded by the coding sequence ATGAGAGCTAAAGAGATAAAAGAGATATCAACTGAAGACTTAGTTGTTAAATGCAAAGAGCTTAAGGAAGAGCTTTTCAACCTGAAGTTCCAACTTTCATTAGGTCAGCTTACTAACACTGCTAAAATCAGACAAGTTAGAAGAGACATTGCAAGAATTAAAACTGACTTAAACGAAAGATAA
- the rplP gene encoding 50S ribosomal protein L16 produces the protein MLMPKRTKHRKMFRGRMKGKAQKGNTVAFGDYGLMAMEPHWITNRQIESCRVAINRTFKREGTTYIRIFPDKPITARPAGVRMGKGKGNVEGWVAVVKPGRIMFEVAGVTEEKAMQALRKATMKLPIRCKIVKRENGGETNES, from the coding sequence ATGTTAATGCCTAAAAGAACTAAACACAGAAAAATGTTTAGAGGTAGAATGAAAGGTAAAGCACAAAAAGGTAATACTGTTGCTTTTGGAGATTATGGACTAATGGCAATGGAGCCTCATTGGATTACTAATAGACAGATAGAATCTTGTAGAGTAGCTATCAACAGAACTTTCAAAAGAGAGGGTACTACTTATATCAGGATATTCCCTGACAAACCTATTACTGCAAGACCTGCAGGGGTAAGAATGGGTAAAGGTAAAGGAAACGTTGAAGGTTGGGTAGCAGTTGTAAAACCTGGAAGAATTATGTTTGAGGTTGCAGGAGTAACTGAAGAAAAGGCTATGCAAGCATTGAGAAAAGCTACTATGAAACTACCTATCAGATGTAAAATTGTAAAAAGAGAGAATGGTGGTGAAACTAATGAGAGCTAA
- the rpsC gene encoding 30S ribosomal protein S3, which translates to MGQKVDPRGLRLGITRTWDSNWYADKKEYAKYFHEDMTIREVVKKTYFHAGVSKIKIERTSPSHVVVFIHTAKAGIVIGRKGAEIESLKKKLETLTGKKLTIKVQEEKGFNTDAVLVAENIATGIERRVAYKRAINQAVMRAMRAGAKGIKIMASGRLNGAEIARSEWVVEGKVPLHTLRADIDYATATAQTTYGALGIKVWIFHGEVLPSKKEGGDK; encoded by the coding sequence GTGGGACAAAAGGTAGATCCTAGAGGGTTAAGACTTGGAATAACAAGAACTTGGGACTCTAACTGGTATGCAGATAAAAAAGAATATGCTAAGTACTTCCATGAAGATATGACTATCAGAGAAGTTGTTAAGAAAACTTATTTTCACGCAGGGGTTTCTAAGATCAAAATAGAAAGAACTTCACCTTCACACGTGGTTGTTTTTATTCATACTGCCAAAGCAGGTATAGTGATCGGAAGAAAAGGTGCTGAAATAGAGTCTCTTAAGAAAAAGTTAGAAACTCTGACTGGAAAGAAACTTACAATAAAGGTACAAGAAGAGAAAGGCTTCAATACAGATGCAGTTCTTGTTGCTGAAAACATAGCAACTGGAATCGAGAGAAGGGTTGCTTACAAAAGAGCAATAAACCAAGCTGTAATGAGAGCAATGAGAGCAGGAGCTAAAGGTATAAAAATAATGGCTTCTGGAAGACTTAATGGTGCTGAAATAGCGAGAAGCGAATGGGTAGTAGAAGGAAAAGTACCTCTACATACACTAAGAGCAGACATCGACTATGCAACAGCTACAGCACAAACAACTTACGGAGCGCTTGGAATTAAAGTTTGGATCTTCCATGGAGAAGTTCTTCCAAGTAAGAAGGAAGGAGGCGACAAGTAA
- the rplV gene encoding 50S ribosomal protein L22, with protein sequence MEARATTKYVRLSPQKARLVADLVRGKSALEALDILQFANKKAATVIKKTLASAIANATNNFDMDEEKLVVSTIMVNQGPVLKRIMPRAMGRADIIRKPTAHIVVAVSEK encoded by the coding sequence GTGGAAGCTAGAGCAACGACCAAATATGTAAGACTATCTCCTCAAAAAGCTAGACTAGTAGCTGACTTAGTGAGAGGTAAATCAGCTTTAGAAGCGTTAGATATATTACAGTTCGCAAACAAAAAAGCTGCGACAGTTATCAAAAAAACATTAGCATCAGCAATTGCTAATGCGACTAATAACTTTGATATGGATGAAGAAAAATTAGTTGTATCTACAATAATGGTAAATCAAGGTCCGGTTCTTAAGAGAATCATGCCAAGAGCTATGGGTAGAGCTGATATCATCAGAAAACCTACAGCACACATTGTAGTAGCAGTATCTGAAAAGTAG
- the rpsS gene encoding 30S ribosomal protein S19 → MARSLKKGPFCDHHLMKKVEEAIASDNIKAVIKTWSRRSTIFPNFIGLTFGVYNGKKHIPVHVTEQMVGHKMGEFAPTRTYYGHGVDKKKKKK, encoded by the coding sequence ATGGCAAGATCGTTAAAAAAAGGACCTTTCTGTGACCACCACTTAATGAAAAAAGTTGAAGAGGCAATCGCTTCTGACAATATAAAAGCAGTAATTAAAACTTGGTCAAGAAGATCGACAATATTCCCTAACTTCATCGGGTTGACTTTTGGAGTGTATAACGGAAAGAAGCATATACCAGTACACGTGACTGAACAAATGGTAGGACATAAAATGGGAGAATTTGCTCCAACAAGAACTTACTATGGTCACGGTGTAGACAAGAAAAAGAAGAAGAAATAA
- the rplB gene encoding 50S ribosomal protein L2 encodes MAIKKMKAMTNGTRHMSKIVNKELDMVRPEKSLTVPLKSAYGRDNYGHRTARNRQKGHKRLYRLIDFKRNKLDIPARVATLEYDPNRTANIALLFYVDGEKRYILAPKGLKQGDIVMAGSNAEVKPGNAMKLKDMPVGTQIHNIELQIGRGGQLVRSAGTAARLMAKEGTYCHVELPSGEVRLIHKECMATIGEVGNSEHQLVNIGKAGRNRHMGRRPHVRGSVMNPCDHPHGGGEGRTPVGRKGPVTPWGKPTLGYKTRGKKSSDKFIVRRRNQK; translated from the coding sequence ATGGCAATCAAGAAAATGAAAGCTATGACTAACGGTACAAGACATATGTCTAAAATTGTCAATAAAGAGTTAGACATGGTAAGACCTGAAAAGTCTTTAACTGTACCTTTAAAATCTGCTTATGGTAGAGATAACTACGGGCACAGAACAGCTAGAAATAGACAAAAAGGACACAAAAGACTTTACAGGCTAATAGATTTCAAAAGAAACAAGCTGGACATACCTGCAAGAGTTGCAACTCTTGAGTATGACCCAAACAGAACTGCTAACATAGCTCTACTTTTCTACGTTGATGGAGAAAAGAGATACATATTAGCGCCTAAGGGACTAAAGCAAGGTGACATAGTAATGGCTGGATCAAACGCTGAAGTTAAGCCAGGAAATGCTATGAAGCTTAAGGATATGCCTGTAGGTACGCAAATCCACAACATAGAGCTTCAAATCGGAAGAGGTGGACAGCTAGTAAGATCTGCAGGAACAGCTGCAAGACTTATGGCGAAAGAAGGAACTTACTGCCATGTAGAACTACCTTCTGGAGAAGTTAGACTTATCCATAAAGAGTGTATGGCTACTATTGGTGAAGTAGGGAATTCTGAGCACCAACTAGTTAATATCGGTAAAGCTGGTAGAAACAGACACATGGGTAGAAGACCTCATGTAAGAGGATCTGTAATGAATCCTTGCGATCACCCTCATGGTGGTGGAGAAGGAAGAACACCTGTTGGTAGAAAAGGACCAGTTACTCCTTGGGGTAAACCGACACTTGGATACAAAACTAGAGGAAAGAAATCTTCGGATAAATTTATCGTAAGAAGAAGAAACCAAAAGTAA
- the rplW gene encoding 50S ribosomal protein L23, translating to MTVYDIVKKPIITEKTELLRREFNRYTFEVMPKANKIQIKKAVEEIFNVKVESVATLNVKSVVKRHGAKLYKTQAKKKAVVKLAEGNTITYFQNV from the coding sequence ATGACTGTTTATGACATAGTAAAAAAACCAATCATCACAGAAAAAACTGAACTTCTTAGAAGAGAGTTTAACAGATATACTTTTGAAGTAATGCCTAAAGCGAATAAAATCCAGATCAAAAAAGCTGTAGAAGAGATTTTTAATGTAAAGGTTGAATCTGTAGCTACTCTCAACGTTAAATCTGTTGTGAAAAGACACGGAGCAAAACTTTACAAGACACAGGCTAAGAAAAAAGCTGTAGTGAAGCTTGCTGAAGGTAATACAATAACTTACTTTCAAAATGTTTAA
- the rplD gene encoding 50S ribosomal protein L4, whose translation MAVLNIYNLAGDQTGTLEVKDTVFGIEPNKAVLHEVLTAELAAARQGTAATKTRAMVRGGGRKPFKQKGTGRARQGSTRAPHMVGGGVTFGPQPRSYEKKVNKKVRKVALKSALSAKVAEGSIVVLDGTIETPRTKTIMALTKALEANTKQLFVVNDLANDADFNLYLSARNLENAVVLQPNELGVYWLLKQNKVIITKEALATIEEVLG comes from the coding sequence ATGGCAGTTTTAAACATATATAACTTAGCAGGAGATCAAACTGGAACTCTTGAAGTTAAAGATACAGTGTTCGGAATCGAGCCAAACAAAGCGGTACTTCATGAAGTGTTGACTGCTGAACTAGCAGCTGCCAGACAAGGAACTGCTGCTACGAAAACGAGAGCAATGGTTAGAGGTGGAGGAAGAAAGCCTTTCAAACAAAAAGGCACAGGTAGAGCTAGACAAGGTTCTACAAGAGCCCCTCACATGGTAGGGGGAGGAGTTACATTCGGACCTCAACCTAGATCTTACGAGAAGAAAGTTAATAAAAAGGTTAGAAAAGTTGCACTTAAATCAGCTTTATCTGCTAAAGTTGCAGAAGGAAGCATTGTAGTTTTAGACGGGACTATCGAAACTCCTAGAACAAAAACTATAATGGCTCTAACAAAAGCTTTAGAGGCTAACACAAAACAATTGTTTGTGGTTAATGATCTTGCTAACGATGCAGACTTCAACCTGTATCTATCAGCTAGAAACCTTGAAAATGCGGTTGTTCTTCAACCTAACGAACTTGGTGTTTACTGGCTTCTTAAGCAAAACAAGGTAATCATAACAAAAGAAGCACTAGCTACTATTGAGGAGGTGCTTGGATAA
- the rplC gene encoding 50S ribosomal protein L3 has translation MAGILAKKIGMTQIFEDGKFVPVTVVEAGPNFVLQKKTEEKDGYTALQLGFDEKKEKNTTKPMMGIFNKAGVKPLRFVRELKADSVEGYELGQEIKVDILDGVEFVDIRGTSKGKGTAGVMKRHNFAGNRATHGVSRNHRLGGSIGQSSFPSKVLKGLKMAGRYGNAAVTVQNLKVVKVDVENNLLLIKGAVPGPKNGYVVVKPAIKK, from the coding sequence ATGGCAGGAATTTTAGCTAAAAAAATTGGAATGACTCAAATTTTCGAAGATGGAAAATTCGTTCCAGTAACAGTTGTAGAAGCGGGACCTAACTTCGTTCTTCAGAAAAAAACTGAGGAAAAAGACGGGTACACTGCTCTTCAATTAGGGTTTGATGAAAAGAAAGAAAAGAACACTACTAAACCAATGATGGGGATTTTTAACAAAGCTGGGGTTAAACCTTTAAGATTTGTTAGAGAGCTCAAGGCTGATTCAGTAGAAGGATATGAGTTAGGACAAGAAATTAAAGTCGACATATTAGATGGTGTTGAGTTTGTAGATATCAGAGGAACTTCTAAAGGTAAAGGAACTGCCGGAGTTATGAAGAGACATAACTTTGCAGGAAACAGAGCCACTCACGGGGTTTCTAGAAACCACAGACTTGGAGGTTCTATCGGACAATCATCGTTCCCTTCAAAAGTATTGAAAGGTCTAAAGATGGCTGGAAGATATGGAAATGCTGCAGTAACAGTTCAAAACTTAAAAGTAGTTAAAGTTGACGTAGAGAACAACTTACTATTGATAAAAGGTGCAGTTCCTGGACCAAAGAACGGTTACGTTGTAGTAAAGCCAGCTATAAAAAAATAA
- the rpsJ gene encoding 30S ribosomal protein S10 — protein MASNKLRIYLKAYDHALLDQSAKRIAEVAKKSGAEIAGPMPLPTKIKKYTVLRSVHVNKDAREQFEMRVHKRMVEIKNSSQKTISSLTAVNLPAGVGIEIKQA, from the coding sequence ATGGCTTCTAATAAATTAAGAATCTATTTAAAAGCTTATGATCACGCATTGTTGGATCAATCAGCGAAGAGAATTGCTGAAGTTGCTAAAAAGTCTGGTGCGGAAATCGCAGGACCTATGCCACTACCAACAAAGATTAAGAAGTACACAGTACTTAGATCTGTACACGTGAACAAGGATGCTAGAGAGCAGTTCGAAATGAGAGTGCATAAAAGAATGGTAGAGATCAAAAACTCAAGCCAGAAGACAATCTCTTCATTAACAGCGGTTAACTTACCAGCTGGTGTTGGAATCGAAATTAAGCAAGCTTAA